The sequence CCCCGCCCGCCCCGCAGCAGAGCGAGCGGTCGCGCGAGCGCCGGAGCTCGCGGTAGTCCCCCGAGATCCGGTGGAGGACCTCGCGCGGGGCCTCGAACACCCCGTTGTGCCGGCCCAGGTAGCAGGGGTCGTGGTAGGTGAGGGAGGGGAAGGCGCGCTTCGGCTTGAGGCGGCCCTCCCGGATGAGGTCGGCGATGAGCTGGGTGTGGTGGATGACCTCGTACTTGCCGCCGAAGTCCGGGTACTCGTTCTTGTAGGTGTTGAAGCAGTGGGGGCAGGTGGTGATGATCTTCTTGATCCCGTAGCCCTCCAGGGTGGAGATGTTCTTCTTGGCGCACATCTGGAAGGTGAACTCGCCTCCCGCGCGCCGCGCCGGGTCGCCGGTGCAGGACTCCTCGGGGCCCAGGATGCCGAAGTCCACGCCGGCCGCCTTGAGCACCTTCACCATGGCGCGGGAGACCTGGATGTTGCGGTCGATCATCGAGCCCGTGCACCCGACCCAGAAGAGGTACTCGGCCTTCTCGCCCTTGCCGAAGACCTTCACGTCGAGGCCCTCGTACCACTCCTCGCGGTTGTGCTGGGCGCCCACCCAGGGGTGCATCCGCTCTTCCATGGACTTGAGGAACTGGCGCGCGTTCTCGCTCGTCTTCGATTCCATCATCACGAGGTAGCGCCGCATGTCCACCATCTTGGGGATGTGCTCGATGTAGACCGGGCACTCGTGCATGCAGGCCCCGCAGGTGCGGCAGCCCCAGAGCTCCTCCTCCAGCACGGCCGGGGCGGGCGAGCCCTCGGCCCGCTCCCCGAAAAGGGGCGGGCGCCCGGCGGCCTCCCCTCCGCCGCTGCCGTCCGCGGCCCCCTTGCCCGGGAGCCCCGTCCCCACCTCGGAGAGGTGCCGCTTCAGGTCCTGGATGAGCTTCCGGGGGCTCAGCGCCACCCCGCTCTGGGAGGCGGGGCAGACGTCCTGGCAGCGGCCGCAGTTGGTGCAGGCGTCGAGGTCGAGGAGGCCCTTCCAGGTGTACTGCTCGATCCGGTTCACCCCGAGCGTCTCGAGGGACTCGGGGTCCTTCTCCATCGCCTCCTCGATGTCGGGGTAGCTGAGCTTCCCGGTCGTGCCCAGGTCGCGGAAGAAGATGTTCAGGAGGCCGTACCAGATGTGGTTGAGCTTCCCGAAGCCCAGGTAGCCGATGACGACGAAGGCCGTCCCGGCGTGGAACCACCAGTTGAAGCGGTAGAAGGCGCCCAGCCGGTCGATGGTCCAGCCCCGCATGGCGAGGGCGATTACGTAGCCCACCGGCGACCAGCGCGCCATCGCGGGGTTGCCGTTGAGCTCGGTCGCGGCGATGCGCGCGCCCTCCACGGCGAATCCCTGAACGAAGACGAGGAGCAGGAGGCCGAGCGCGATCCAGTCGTCGAGGAGCGTGTTGAGGTGCTTGGGGCGCATGAAGAGGCGCCGCCAGATGGCCATCCCGATCCCGGCGATGGCGAGCAGGCCGAAGAGATCGGTCAGCAGCGAGTACCAGAGATAGACGCTTCCCTTGAGGAAGGGGGTCCGGAGCCATTCCTGGATCGCGATCAGCGAGGTGGCGATCAACTCGGCGAAGAAGCCGTAGAAGATGAAGAGGTGCATGAGGCCGGAGTAGGCGTCCCGCGAGAGCCGGCGGTAGCCGAATACGTCCACCAGGAGGCCGAGGAAGCGCCTGGGGATCTGGTCCAGGCGGTTCGCGCCCGCGCCCGCGCGCCAAAGGAGATAGCGCGACCGGATGCCCTGCGCCATGAACATCAGGGGGAGCAGGGCGAGGAGATACATGGGGAAGATGTGGGTGGCGAACTCCTTCTTCTGCTGCGTGTGGCAGCTCTGGCACTGCGAGGCCAGGGAGAAATTGGGCATTCCGTGGGGATTATGGCAGGTGGTGCACTCGACGACCTTCTGGGGGTTGCGGAGCAGCTCTCCTTCCTTCGGGAAGGCGGCGGCGGAGGAAGCGCACGCCAAGGCGGCGAGGAAAGCCAGGAATCCTCCGGCGAGCATGCGGCGGGCGTTGCGGGCGCGAGCCATTCACTTCCTTTCTTAAGAGCCTCTTACGAGCCGGCATGCTGCGAGCCGCGCGCCGTTCGCGGGGGGCGAGCCGCCGTAAGCTATCAGGTCGTCGGCCCGTCCCGCAACGGCGGGGCGGGGGGGGGGCGAAAGGCCACGCCGGGAGGGGCCGGGATAGTTGATTTTAAGATTCGGTTGATCCTATTCTGGCCGCCATGAGGCTTGATTTTGCTTTCCTCCGTGAAACGACTGCTTGAGGAAACCCTTCCCGGTGTCTGCCTCCGAGTCGCCTCCCATGCCGCAGGAGAAGCTGGATCGCAGAGAGGCGATGATCTCCCTCTCGATGGCCGCGGGGCTCGTCCTCAGCTGCGGGACCGCCGCCTTCTACGGCCTTCGCTACCTGTTCGGAAGGCAGGCCCCCGCCCGGAAGGTCAGCGTGCCCGTCGCGGTGACGGATGACGTGCCGGAGGGGAGGAGCCTCCTGCGCGAGGACCTCTCGGGCCGGAAATTCCTTCTCGTCCGGCGGGGCGAGGGCGTCCGCGCCTTTTCCACCACCTGCACCCACCTCGGCTGCCAGGTCCACTGGAAGCCCGAGGAGAAGACGTTCTTCTGCCCCTGCCACGACGGCGTGTTCGACGCGGACGGCAACCCCGTCTCCGGCCCGCCGCCCGCCCCGCTGGCTCAGTACCCCGTGGAGCTGCGCGGTTCCACCGTCTTCGTCACCATGCCCGAGGCCTGAGCCCGTGAGCGGGAGAATCGCCGGCTGGCTGAACGAGCGCATCCCGCTGGATTGGGACGTGCTCCGGAAGGCGCTCGGCGAGCCCATCCCGCTCCACAT is a genomic window of Candidatus Tectomicrobia bacterium containing:
- a CDS encoding respiratory nitrate reductase subunit gamma, which codes for MARARNARRMLAGGFLAFLAALACASSAAAFPKEGELLRNPQKVVECTTCHNPHGMPNFSLASQCQSCHTQQKKEFATHIFPMYLLALLPLMFMAQGIRSRYLLWRAGAGANRLDQIPRRFLGLLVDVFGYRRLSRDAYSGLMHLFIFYGFFAELIATSLIAIQEWLRTPFLKGSVYLWYSLLTDLFGLLAIAGIGMAIWRRLFMRPKHLNTLLDDWIALGLLLLVFVQGFAVEGARIAATELNGNPAMARWSPVGYVIALAMRGWTIDRLGAFYRFNWWFHAGTAFVVIGYLGFGKLNHIWYGLLNIFFRDLGTTGKLSYPDIEEAMEKDPESLETLGVNRIEQYTWKGLLDLDACTNCGRCQDVCPASQSGVALSPRKLIQDLKRHLSEVGTGLPGKGAADGSGGGEAAGRPPLFGERAEGSPAPAVLEEELWGCRTCGACMHECPVYIEHIPKMVDMRRYLVMMESKTSENARQFLKSMEERMHPWVGAQHNREEWYEGLDVKVFGKGEKAEYLFWVGCTGSMIDRNIQVSRAMVKVLKAAGVDFGILGPEESCTGDPARRAGGEFTFQMCAKKNISTLEGYGIKKIITTCPHCFNTYKNEYPDFGGKYEVIHHTQLIADLIREGRLKPKRAFPSLTYHDPCYLGRHNGVFEAPREVLHRISGDYRELRRSRDRSLCCGAGG
- a CDS encoding Rieske (2Fe-2S) protein translates to MSASESPPMPQEKLDRREAMISLSMAAGLVLSCGTAAFYGLRYLFGRQAPARKVSVPVAVTDDVPEGRSLLREDLSGRKFLLVRRGEGVRAFSTTCTHLGCQVHWKPEEKTFFCPCHDGVFDADGNPVSGPPPAPLAQYPVELRGSTVFVTMPEA